The Streptomyces sp. HSG2 genome has a segment encoding these proteins:
- the rplV gene encoding 50S ribosomal protein L22: MEARAQARYIRVTPMKARRVVDLIRGMDATEAQAVLRFAPQAASVPVGKVLDSAIANAAHNYDHPDVDSLFISEAYVDEGPTLKRFRPRAQGRAYRIRKRTSHITVVVSSKEGTR; the protein is encoded by the coding sequence ATGGAAGCCAGGGCCCAGGCGCGGTACATCCGCGTCACGCCCATGAAGGCCCGCCGTGTGGTGGACCTCATCCGTGGCATGGACGCCACGGAGGCTCAGGCGGTCCTGCGCTTCGCCCCGCAGGCCGCGAGCGTGCCGGTCGGCAAGGTGCTGGACAGCGCCATCGCCAACGCCGCGCACAACTACGACCACCCCGATGTCGACAGCCTCTTCATTTCCGAGGCCTACGTCGACGAGGGCCCGACCCTGAAGCGGTTCCGGCCGCGTGCCCAGGGCCGCGCCTACCGGATCCGCAAGCGGACCAGCCACATCACCGTGGTCGTCAGCAGCAAGGAAGGAACCCGGTAA
- the rplX gene encoding 50S ribosomal protein L24 translates to MKIKKGDLVQVITGKDKGKQGKVIAAFPRDERVLVEGVNRVKKHTKAAPTARGSQAGGIVTTEAPIHVSNVQLVVEKDGQKVVTRVGYRFDDEGNKIRVAKRTGEDI, encoded by the coding sequence ATGAAGATCAAGAAGGGCGACCTGGTCCAGGTCATCACCGGCAAGGACAAGGGCAAGCAGGGCAAGGTCATCGCCGCTTTCCCGCGCGACGAGCGTGTCCTGGTCGAGGGTGTCAACCGGGTCAAGAAGCACACCAAGGCCGCGCCGACGGCTCGTGGTTCGCAGGCCGGGGGCATCGTCACCACCGAGGCGCCGATCCACGTCTCCAACGTCCAGCTGGTCGTGGAGAAGGACGGCCAGAAGGTCGTGACCCGCGTCGGCTACCGCTTCGACGACGAAGGCAACAAGATCCGCGTTGCCAAGCGGACGGGTGAGGACATCTGA
- the rpsE gene encoding 30S ribosomal protein S5, translated as MAGPQRRGSGAGGGERRDRKGRDGGAAAAEKTAYVERVVAINRVAKVVKGGRRFSFTALVVVGDGDGTVGVGYGKAKEVPAAIAKGVEEAKKHFFKVPRIQGTIPHPIQGEKAAGVVLLKPASPGTGVIAGGPVRAVLECAGIHDVLSKSLGSDNAINIVHATVEALRGLQRPEEIAARRGLPLEDVAPAALLRARAGAGA; from the coding sequence ATGGCTGGACCCCAGCGCCGCGGTAGCGGTGCCGGTGGCGGCGAGCGGCGGGACCGGAAGGGCCGTGACGGTGGCGCAGCCGCCGCCGAGAAGACCGCTTACGTCGAGCGTGTCGTCGCGATCAATCGCGTCGCCAAGGTTGTGAAGGGTGGTCGTCGCTTCAGCTTCACCGCGCTGGTCGTGGTGGGCGATGGCGACGGCACCGTGGGTGTCGGCTACGGCAAGGCCAAGGAGGTGCCGGCCGCCATCGCCAAGGGTGTGGAGGAGGCCAAGAAGCACTTCTTCAAGGTCCCCCGGATCCAGGGCACCATCCCGCACCCGATCCAGGGTGAGAAGGCCGCCGGTGTCGTGCTGCTCAAGCCGGCGTCGCCCGGTACCGGTGTGATCGCCGGTGGACCGGTGCGCGCCGTGCTGGAGTGCGCGGGCATCCACGACGTGCTGTCGAAGTCGCTCGGCTCCGACAACGCGATCAACATCGTGCACGCGACCGTGGAGGCCCTGAGGGGTCTTCAGCGTCCCGAGGAGATCGCGGCCCGTCGCGGTCTGCCGCTCGAGGACGTCGCTCCCGCGGCCCTGCTGCGGGCGCGTGCCGGGGCGGGTGCGTGA
- the rpmD gene encoding 50S ribosomal protein L30, translated as MAQLKITQVKSYIGSKQNHRDTLRSLGLKKVDDVVVKEDRPEFRGMVHTVRHLVSVEEVD; from the coding sequence ATGGCTCAGCTGAAGATCACGCAGGTCAAGTCCTACATCGGCAGCAAGCAGAACCACCGTGACACCCTGCGTTCGCTCGGCCTGAAGAAGGTCGACGACGTGGTCGTCAAGGAGGACCGTCCCGAGTTCCGCGGCATGGTGCACACCGTCCGCCACCTCGTGTCGGTCGAGGAGGTCGACTGA
- the rplB gene encoding 50S ribosomal protein L2 → MGIRKYKPTTPGRRGASVADFVEVTRSTPEKSLVRPLHSKGGRNNTGRVTVRHQGGGHKRAYRVIDFRRHDKDGVPAKVAHIEYDPNRTARIALLHYADGEKRYVLAPRGLSQGDRVENGPGADIKPGNNLALRNIPVGTTIHAIELRPGGGAKFARSAGASVQLLAKEGAYAHLRMPSGEIRLVDVRCRATVGEVGNAEQSNINWGKAGRKRWLGVRPTVRGVVMNPVDHPHGGGEGRTSGGRHPVSPWGKKEGRTRSPKKASNKYIVRRRKTNKKR, encoded by the coding sequence ATGGGTATCCGCAAGTACAAGCCGACGACTCCTGGCCGTCGTGGCGCCAGCGTCGCCGACTTCGTCGAGGTCACGCGGTCCACGCCGGAGAAGTCGCTGGTTCGCCCGCTGCACAGCAAGGGCGGCCGTAACAACACCGGTCGTGTGACCGTCCGCCACCAGGGTGGTGGCCACAAGCGCGCCTACCGAGTGATCGACTTCCGTCGTCACGACAAGGACGGCGTGCCGGCGAAGGTCGCGCACATCGAGTACGACCCCAACCGCACCGCGCGCATCGCGCTGCTGCACTACGCCGACGGCGAGAAGCGCTACGTCCTCGCGCCGCGCGGCCTGTCGCAGGGCGACCGCGTCGAGAACGGTCCCGGGGCCGACATCAAGCCGGGCAACAACCTGGCTCTGAGGAACATCCCGGTCGGCACCACGATCCACGCGATCGAGCTCCGTCCCGGCGGGGGCGCGAAGTTCGCCCGCTCCGCCGGTGCCTCGGTGCAGCTGCTGGCGAAGGAGGGCGCCTACGCCCACCTGCGCATGCCGTCCGGTGAGATCCGCCTGGTCGACGTGCGCTGCCGCGCCACCGTCGGCGAGGTCGGCAACGCCGAGCAGAGCAACATCAACTGGGGCAAGGCGGGCCGCAAGCGGTGGCTGGGCGTCCGCCCGACCGTCCGCGGTGTCGTCATGAACCCGGTCGACCACCCGCACGGTGGTGGTGAGGGTCGGACCTCCGGTGGTCGCCACCCCGTGTCCCCGTGGGGCAAGAAGGAAGGCCGTACTCGTTCGCCCAAGAAGGCGTCGAACAAGTACATCGTCCGCCGCCGCAAGACGAACAAGAAGCGCTAA
- the rplP gene encoding 50S ribosomal protein L16: MLIPRRVKHRKQHHPKRSGMAKGGTQVAFGEYGIQAMTPAYVTNRQIEAARIAMTRHIKRGGKVWINIYPDRPLTKKPAETRMGSGKGSPEWWVANVKPGRVMFELSYPNEKIAREALTRAAHKLPMKCKIVKREAGEA; the protein is encoded by the coding sequence ATGCTGATCCCCCGTAGGGTCAAGCACCGCAAGCAGCACCACCCCAAGCGCAGTGGCATGGCCAAGGGTGGCACGCAGGTTGCGTTCGGCGAGTACGGCATCCAGGCGATGACCCCGGCCTATGTCACCAACCGCCAGATCGAGGCGGCTCGTATCGCCATGACCCGCCACATCAAGCGTGGCGGCAAGGTCTGGATCAACATTTACCCGGACCGCCCCCTCACCAAGAAGCCTGCCGAGACCCGCATGGGTTCAGGCAAGGGTTCGCCGGAGTGGTGGGTGGCCAACGTCAAGCCCGGACGTGTGATGTTCGAGCTGTCGTACCCCAACGAGAAGATCGCGCGCGAGGCCCTGACCCGTGCGGCTCACAAGCTGCCGATGAAGTGCAAGATCGTCAAGCGCGAGGCAGGTGAAGCGTGA
- a CDS encoding LysR family transcriptional regulator, translated as MELRQLEYFVAVAEERSFTGAAERVHISQSGVSAQIRRLEREVGAELFDRSTRAVALTAAGKAALEHARAALAAAGSLGQAVGEVTDLIRGRLTVGMVVGCTLAPLFDALSAFHQAHPGVRVGLFEDNSDRLVDGVRAGAVDLALVGTAHTSHEGLDTLTVVRERLVVAVPAGHPLAKPGRATLRDLLAHPIVCMPRGTGLRTVFDQACAARNLQPEIALQASAADAIVGLAERGFGAAVLSESMALHYRDRLTARVIDDLEEPAMLALVAKSSHGPAARELLAHGRRAFAAWGQA; from the coding sequence ATGGAGTTGAGGCAGCTGGAGTACTTCGTCGCGGTCGCCGAGGAACGGAGCTTCACCGGTGCGGCGGAGCGCGTGCATATCAGTCAGTCCGGGGTCAGCGCTCAGATTCGTCGGCTGGAACGCGAGGTCGGAGCGGAGCTGTTCGACCGCTCCACGCGCGCCGTCGCGTTGACGGCGGCCGGGAAGGCGGCGTTGGAACACGCCCGCGCCGCCCTCGCCGCGGCCGGGTCCCTCGGGCAGGCCGTGGGCGAGGTCACCGACCTGATCAGAGGCCGACTCACCGTCGGGATGGTCGTCGGCTGCACTCTCGCGCCGTTGTTCGACGCCCTCTCCGCGTTTCACCAAGCCCATCCCGGCGTGCGGGTGGGCCTGTTCGAGGACAACTCCGACCGGCTCGTGGACGGTGTGCGAGCCGGTGCCGTCGACCTGGCGCTCGTCGGGACCGCGCACACCAGCCACGAAGGACTGGACACACTGACCGTCGTCAGGGAGCGCCTCGTCGTGGCGGTCCCGGCCGGGCATCCGTTGGCGAAGCCGGGGCGGGCCACTCTGCGCGACCTGCTCGCTCATCCGATCGTGTGCATGCCGCGTGGAACCGGTCTGCGCACGGTGTTCGACCAGGCCTGTGCCGCCCGCAACCTTCAGCCCGAGATCGCCCTGCAAGCCAGTGCCGCCGACGCCATCGTCGGACTCGCCGAGCGCGGCTTCGGAGCGGCGGTCCTCAGTGAGTCCATGGCCCTCCACTACCGTGACCGCCTCACCGCACGCGTCATCGACGACCTCGAAGAACCCGCGATGCTCGCCCTGGTCGCCAAGTCCTCGCACGGGCCCGCCGCGCGTGAGCTGCTCGCGCACGGTCGGCGGGCCTTCGCCGCGTGGGGGCAGGCGTGA
- the rplW gene encoding 50S ribosomal protein L23 codes for MAIRHPSIASKAAKAAKAARVAKARRHATEGKNTVVTPVSKAYTDPRDVLLKPVVSEKSYALLDDNKYTFVVDPRANKTQIKQAVEAVWEVKVTGVNTINRQGKRKRTRTGFGQRAATKRAIVTLAEGDRIDIFGGPTS; via the coding sequence ATGGCCATCCGTCACCCCTCCATCGCCTCGAAGGCCGCCAAGGCCGCCAAGGCCGCGCGCGTCGCCAAGGCGCGTCGCCACGCCACCGAGGGCAAGAACACCGTCGTCACGCCCGTCAGCAAGGCGTACACGGACCCCCGTGACGTGCTGCTGAAGCCGGTCGTGTCCGAGAAGAGCTACGCGCTGCTCGACGACAACAAGTACACGTTCGTCGTCGACCCGCGGGCCAACAAGACCCAGATCAAGCAGGCCGTGGAAGCGGTCTGGGAGGTCAAGGTCACCGGGGTCAACACGATCAACCGCCAGGGCAAGCGCAAGCGGACCCGCACGGGCTTCGGCCAGCGCGCCGCCACCAAGCGCGCGATCGTGACCCTCGCCGAGGGCGACCGAATCGACATCTTCGGCGGTCCGACCTCCTAA
- the rpsH gene encoding 30S ribosomal protein S8 has protein sequence MTMTDPIADMLTRLRNANSAYHDSVAMPHSKIKSHIAEILQQEGFITGWKVEDAEVGKSLVLDLKFGPNRERSIAGIKRISKPGLRVYAKSTNLPKVLGGLGVAIISTSHGLLTDKQAGKKGVGGEVLAYVW, from the coding sequence ATGACCATGACTGATCCGATCGCAGACATGCTCACGCGTCTGCGCAACGCGAACTCGGCGTACCACGACTCCGTGGCCATGCCGCACTCGAAGATCAAGTCTCACATCGCGGAGATCCTCCAGCAGGAGGGCTTCATCACGGGCTGGAAGGTCGAGGACGCCGAGGTCGGCAAGAGCCTCGTCCTGGACCTGAAGTTCGGTCCCAACCGTGAGCGCTCCATCGCGGGCATCAAGCGGATCTCCAAGCCCGGTCTCCGGGTGTACGCGAAGTCCACCAACCTGCCGAAGGTGCTCGGCGGCCTGGGCGTGGCGATCATCTCCACGTCGCACGGGCTCCTCACCGACAAGCAGGCCGGCAAGAAGGGCGTGGGTGGGGAAGTCCTCGCCTACGTCTGGTAG
- the rpsJ gene encoding 30S ribosomal protein S10: MAGQKIRIRLKAYDHEVIDSSAKKIVETVTRTGASVAGPVPLPTEKNVYCVIKSPHKYKDSREHFEMRTHKRLIDILDPTPKTVDSLMRLDLPAGVDIEIKL, encoded by the coding sequence ATGGCGGGACAGAAGATCCGCATCCGGCTCAAGGCCTACGACCACGAGGTCATCGACTCCTCGGCGAAGAAGATCGTCGAGACGGTGACCCGTACTGGTGCGTCGGTCGCGGGCCCGGTGCCGCTGCCCACTGAGAAGAACGTGTACTGCGTCATCAAGTCGCCGCACAAGTACAAGGACTCGCGCGAGCACTTCGAGATGCGCACGCACAAGCGCCTGATCGACATCCTCGACCCGACGCCCAAGACCGTTGACTCCCTGATGCGACTCGACCTCCCGGCCGGTGTCGACATCGAGATCAAGCTCTGA
- the rpsC gene encoding 30S ribosomal protein S3: MGQKVNPHGFRLGVTTDFKSRWYADKLYKDYVKEDVAIRRMMTSGMERAGISKVEIERTRDRVRVDIHTARPGIVIGRRGAEADRIRGDLEKLTGKQVQLNILEVKNPETDAQLVAQAVAEQLSSRVSFRRAMRKSMQSAMKAGAKGIKIQCGGRLGGAEMSRSEFYREGRVPLHTLRANVDYGFFEAKTTFGRIGVKVWIYKGDVKNIAEVRAENAAARAGNRPARGGSDRPARGGRGDRRGRKPQQQAPAAEAPKADAPAAAAAPAESTGTEA; encoded by the coding sequence ATGGGCCAGAAGGTAAACCCGCACGGGTTCCGGCTCGGTGTCACGACCGACTTCAAGTCGCGTTGGTACGCCGACAAGCTGTACAAGGACTACGTCAAGGAAGACGTCGCCATCCGTCGGATGATGACGTCCGGCATGGAGCGCGCGGGCATCTCCAAGGTGGAGATCGAGCGCACCCGTGACCGTGTCCGCGTGGACATCCACACCGCGCGTCCGGGCATCGTCATCGGCCGCCGCGGCGCCGAGGCCGACCGCATCCGCGGCGATCTGGAGAAGCTCACCGGCAAGCAGGTCCAGCTGAACATCCTCGAGGTCAAGAACCCCGAGACCGATGCCCAGCTGGTCGCGCAGGCCGTCGCCGAGCAGCTGTCCTCCCGTGTCTCCTTCCGCCGCGCCATGCGCAAGAGCATGCAGTCGGCCATGAAGGCGGGCGCCAAGGGCATCAAGATCCAGTGTGGTGGCCGCCTCGGCGGTGCCGAGATGTCCCGCTCGGAGTTCTACCGCGAGGGTCGTGTGCCGCTGCACACGCTCCGCGCCAACGTGGACTACGGCTTCTTCGAGGCCAAGACGACCTTCGGCCGCATCGGTGTGAAGGTCTGGATCTACAAGGGCGACGTCAAGAACATCGCCGAGGTCCGCGCCGAGAACGCCGCCGCGCGTGCGGGCAACCGCCCGGCCCGCGGTGGTTCGGACCGCCCGGCCCGTGGTGGTCGTGGCGACCGGCGCGGTCGCAAGCCGCAGCAGCAGGCTCCGGCCGCCGAGGCCCCCAAGGCCGACGCGCCCGCAGCCGCCGCCGCTCCGGCTGAGAGCACCGGAACGGAGGCCTGA
- the rplC gene encoding 50S ribosomal protein L3 translates to MAKQIKGILGEKLGMTQVWDENNRVVPVTVVKAGPNVVTQVRTNDADGYESVQIAFGEIDPRKVNKPLKGHFAKADVTPRRHLVEIRTADASEYTLGQEITAEVFEAGVKVDVTGKSKGKGFAGVMKRHNFRGLGAGHGTQRKHRSPGSIGGCATPGRVFKGLRMAGRMGNERVTTQNLTVHAVDAEKGLLLIKGAVPGPNGGLVLVRTAAKGA, encoded by the coding sequence ATGGCTAAGCAGATCAAGGGCATCCTGGGCGAGAAGCTCGGCATGACGCAGGTGTGGGACGAGAACAACCGTGTCGTTCCCGTCACCGTGGTCAAGGCCGGACCGAACGTCGTCACCCAGGTCCGTACCAACGACGCCGACGGCTACGAGTCCGTCCAGATCGCCTTCGGCGAGATCGACCCGCGCAAGGTGAACAAGCCCCTCAAGGGCCACTTCGCCAAGGCCGACGTCACCCCCCGTCGTCACCTCGTCGAGATCCGCACCGCGGACGCCTCCGAGTACACGCTGGGGCAGGAGATCACCGCCGAGGTGTTCGAGGCCGGCGTGAAGGTCGACGTCACCGGCAAGAGCAAGGGCAAGGGCTTCGCCGGTGTCATGAAGCGCCACAACTTCCGTGGCCTCGGCGCCGGGCACGGTACCCAGCGCAAGCACCGCTCGCCCGGCTCCATCGGCGGCTGCGCCACCCCGGGCCGTGTGTTCAAGGGCCTGCGCATGGCGGGTCGCATGGGCAACGAGCGGGTCACCACCCAGAACCTGACCGTCCACGCCGTTGACGCGGAGAAGGGTCTGCTGCTCATCAAGGGCGCGGTTCCCGGTCCGAACGGCGGCCTCGTCCTGGTCCGCACCGCGGCCAAGGGGGCCTGA
- the rpmC gene encoding 50S ribosomal protein L29 codes for MSAGTKASELRELGNEELLTKLREAKEELFNLRFQAATGQLENHGRLKAVRKDIARIYTLMRERELGIETVENA; via the coding sequence ATGTCGGCCGGTACCAAGGCGTCCGAGCTGCGCGAGCTGGGCAACGAGGAGCTTCTGACGAAGCTCCGCGAGGCCAAGGAAGAGCTGTTCAATCTCCGCTTCCAGGCGGCGACGGGCCAGCTCGAGAACCATGGCCGTCTCAAGGCGGTCCGCAAGGACATCGCCCGGATCTACACCCTCATGCGTGAGCGTGAGCTCGGCATCGAGACGGTGGAGAACGCCTGA
- the rplE gene encoding 50S ribosomal protein L5, which produces MATTTTPRLKQKYREEIAGKLREEFSYENVMQIPGLVKIVVNMGVGDAARDSKLIEGAVRDLTTITGQKPAVTKARKSIAQFKLREGQPIGAHVTLRGDRMWEFLDRTLSLALPRIRDFRGLSPKQFDGRGNYTFGLTEQVMFHEIDQDKIDRVRGMDITVVTTATNDEEGRALLRHLGFPFKEA; this is translated from the coding sequence ATGGCTACCACCACGACTCCGCGTCTGAAGCAGAAGTACCGCGAGGAGATCGCGGGCAAGCTGCGTGAGGAGTTCTCCTACGAGAACGTCATGCAGATCCCCGGTCTCGTCAAGATCGTGGTCAATATGGGCGTCGGCGACGCCGCCCGTGACTCGAAGCTCATCGAGGGCGCCGTCCGCGACCTGACCACGATCACCGGTCAGAAGCCGGCCGTCACCAAGGCCCGGAAGTCCATCGCGCAGTTCAAGCTGCGCGAGGGTCAGCCGATCGGCGCCCACGTCACCCTCCGTGGCGACCGCATGTGGGAGTTCCTGGACCGCACCCTGTCGCTCGCGCTCCCGCGCATCCGCGACTTCCGCGGCCTGTCCCCCAAGCAGTTCGACGGCCGGGGCAACTACACCTTCGGTCTCACGGAGCAGGTCATGTTCCACGAGATCGACCAGGACAAGATCGACCGCGTCCGGGGTATGGACATCACCGTGGTCACCACGGCGACCAACGACGAAGAGGGCCGCGCGCTGCTCCGTCACCTCGGCTTCCCGTTCAAGGAGGCGTGA
- the rplN gene encoding 50S ribosomal protein L14, producing the protein MIQQESRLRVADNTGAKEILCIRVLGGSGRRYAGIGDVIVATVKDAIPGGNVKKGDVVKAVIVRTVKERRRPDGSYIRFDENAAVILKNDGDPRGTRIFGPVGRELREKKFMKIISLAPEVL; encoded by the coding sequence GTGATCCAGCAGGAGTCGCGACTGCGCGTCGCCGACAACACGGGTGCGAAGGAGATTCTCTGCATCCGTGTGCTCGGTGGCTCCGGTCGCCGCTACGCGGGTATCGGTGACGTCATCGTCGCCACCGTCAAGGACGCGATCCCCGGTGGCAACGTGAAGAAGGGTGACGTCGTCAAGGCGGTCATCGTTCGCACCGTCAAGGAGCGCCGCCGTCCCGACGGCTCGTACATCCGCTTCGACGAGAACGCCGCCGTCATTCTGAAGAACGACGGCGACCCTCGTGGCACCCGTATCTTCGGCCCGGTCGGCCGTGAGCTGCGCGAGAAGAAGTTCATGAAGATCATCTCCCTCGCGCCGGAGGTGCTGTGA
- a CDS encoding type Z 30S ribosomal protein S14: protein MAKKALIAKAARKPKFGVRAYTRCQRCGRPHSVYRKFGLCRVCLREMAHRGELPGVTKSSW from the coding sequence ATGGCGAAGAAGGCTCTCATCGCGAAGGCTGCTCGCAAGCCCAAGTTCGGTGTGCGCGCGTACACCCGCTGCCAGCGCTGCGGCCGTCCGCACTCCGTTTACCGCAAGTTCGGCCTCTGCCGCGTGTGCCTTCGTGAGATGGCTCACCGCGGCGAGCTGCCGGGCGTGACCAAGAGCTCCTGGTAG
- the rpsQ gene encoding 30S ribosomal protein S17, producing the protein MSESNVTETGNKSGSGTERRGFRKTREGYVVSDKMHKTVVVAVEDRVKHALYGKVIRRTNKLKAHDEQNAAGVGDRVLLMETRPLSATKRWRVVEILEKAK; encoded by the coding sequence ATGAGCGAGAGCAACGTGACTGAGACTGGAAACAAGAGCGGCTCGGGGACGGAGCGGCGCGGCTTCCGTAAGACCCGCGAGGGCTACGTCGTCAGCGACAAGATGCACAAGACCGTCGTCGTCGCCGTCGAGGACCGCGTCAAGCACGCGCTGTACGGCAAGGTCATCCGCCGTACGAACAAGCTCAAGGCGCACGACGAGCAGAACGCCGCGGGCGTCGGCGACCGTGTCCTCCTCATGGAGACCCGGCCGCTGTCCGCCACCAAGCGCTGGCGTGTCGTCGAGATCCTCGAGAAGGCCAAGTAG
- the rplD gene encoding 50S ribosomal protein L4: MSTVDILSPAGDKAGTVELPAEIFGVEKVSIPLIHQVVVAQLAAARQGTHKTKTRGEVRGGGRKPYRQKGTGRARQGSTRAPQFAGGGVVHGPVPRDYSQRTPKKMKAAALRHALTDRARHDRIHVVSGVIEGETPSTKSAKSLLGKISERKNLLLVIDRSDEAAWLSARNLPQVHILEPGQLNTYDVLVSDDVVFTKAAFESFVAGPKANDNEGSEV; the protein is encoded by the coding sequence ATGAGCACTGTTGACATCCTTTCGCCGGCGGGCGACAAGGCCGGTACCGTCGAGCTCCCCGCGGAGATCTTCGGCGTTGAGAAGGTCAGCATCCCGCTGATCCACCAGGTCGTCGTCGCGCAGCTGGCCGCTGCCCGTCAGGGCACGCACAAGACCAAGACGCGCGGCGAGGTCCGCGGCGGTGGCAGGAAGCCGTACCGCCAGAAGGGCACCGGCCGGGCGCGTCAGGGTTCGACCCGCGCCCCGCAGTTCGCCGGTGGTGGCGTCGTGCACGGTCCCGTGCCGCGCGACTACTCGCAGCGCACCCCGAAGAAGATGAAGGCCGCCGCCCTGCGGCACGCCCTCACCGACCGGGCGCGTCACGACCGCATCCACGTCGTCTCCGGCGTGATCGAGGGCGAGACCCCGTCGACCAAGTCCGCGAAGAGCCTGCTCGGCAAGATCAGTGAGCGCAAGAACCTGCTCCTGGTCATCGACCGCTCGGACGAGGCCGCGTGGCTGTCCGCCCGCAACCTGCCCCAGGTCCACATCCTGGAGCCGGGCCAGCTGAACACGTACGACGTTCTCGTCTCGGACGACGTGGTCTTCACCAAGGCCGCTTTCGAGTCCTTCGTCGCCGGCCCGAAGGCCAACGACAACGAAGGGAGCGAGGTCTGA
- the rplF gene encoding 50S ribosomal protein L6, whose product MSRIGKLPIAVPAGVDVTIDGRTVKVKGPKGELTHTVVAPIEVVKGEDGVLSVTRPNDERQNKALHGLSRTLVANMITGVTQGYAKKLEISGVGYRVVAKGSNLEFSLGYSHPILVEAPQGITFKVESATRFSVEGIDKQKVGEVAANIRKLRKPDPYKAKGVKYEGEVIRRKVGKAGK is encoded by the coding sequence ATGTCGCGCATCGGCAAGCTCCCCATCGCGGTTCCCGCCGGCGTGGACGTCACCATCGACGGCCGTACGGTCAAGGTCAAGGGCCCCAAGGGCGAGCTGACCCACACCGTCGTGGCCCCGATCGAGGTCGTCAAGGGTGAGGACGGCGTCCTGAGCGTCACCCGCCCCAACGACGAGCGTCAGAACAAGGCCCTTCACGGCCTGTCCCGCACGCTGGTGGCGAACATGATCACCGGCGTGACCCAGGGGTACGCGAAGAAGCTCGAGATCAGCGGTGTCGGTTACCGCGTTGTCGCCAAGGGCTCGAACCTGGAGTTCTCCCTCGGCTACAGCCACCCGATCCTGGTCGAGGCCCCCCAGGGCATCACCTTCAAGGTGGAGTCCGCGACCCGGTTCTCGGTCGAGGGCATCGACAAGCAGAAGGTCGGTGAGGTCGCCGCCAACATCCGCAAGCTGCGCAAGCCCGACCCGTACAAGGCCAAGGGCGTCAAGTACGAGGGTGAAGTCATCCGCCGCAAGGTCGGAAAGGCGGGTAAGTAA
- the rpsS gene encoding 30S ribosomal protein S19: protein MPRSLKKGPFVDDHLMKKVDAQNEAGTKNVIKTWSRRSMIVPAMLGHTLAVHNGKTHIPVFVTESMVGHKLGEFSPTRTFRGHVKDDRKSKRR, encoded by the coding sequence ATGCCTCGTAGCTTGAAGAAGGGGCCCTTCGTCGACGACCACCTGATGAAGAAGGTGGACGCCCAGAACGAAGCCGGCACCAAGAACGTCATCAAGACCTGGTCCCGTCGCTCGATGATCGTGCCGGCCATGCTCGGCCACACGCTCGCGGTGCACAACGGCAAGACCCACATCCCGGTGTTTGTCACCGAGTCCATGGTCGGCCACAAGCTCGGCGAGTTCTCGCCGACGCGCACCTTCCGGGGTCACGTCAAGGACGACCGGAAGTCGAAGCGCCGCTAG
- the rplR gene encoding 50S ribosomal protein L18: MAYGQKILKGDAYKRASIKRRHIRIRKKVSGTAERPRLVVTRSNRHIVAQVIDDLKGHTVASASSLDSSIRSGEGDKSAQAKQVGALVAERAKAVGVEAVVFDRGGNQYAGRIAALADAAREAGLKF; the protein is encoded by the coding sequence ATGGCATACGGGCAGAAGATCCTCAAGGGCGATGCCTACAAGCGCGCCTCGATCAAGCGCCGCCACATCCGGATCCGCAAGAAGGTCTCCGGTACCGCGGAGCGTCCCCGTCTGGTCGTGACCCGGTCCAACCGCCACATCGTGGCGCAGGTGATCGACGACCTGAAGGGCCACACCGTGGCTTCGGCGTCCTCCCTGGACAGCTCGATCCGTTCCGGCGAGGGCGACAAGTCCGCGCAGGCCAAGCAGGTCGGGGCCCTGGTCGCCGAGCGTGCCAAGGCCGTCGGTGTCGAGGCCGTCGTGTTCGACCGTGGCGGCAACCAGTACGCGGGGCGCATCGCCGCCCTCGCGGACGCCGCTCGCGAAGCCGGGCTGAAGTTCTAA